A stretch of Cicer arietinum cultivar CDC Frontier isolate Library 1 chromosome 5, Cicar.CDCFrontier_v2.0, whole genome shotgun sequence DNA encodes these proteins:
- the LOC101510608 gene encoding (S)-8-oxocitronellyl enol synthase CYC2-like, translated as MSWWWSGAIGAAKKKLDEEEEPRSFQNVALVIGVTGIVGNSLAEILPLADTPGGRWKVYGVARRPRPAWNEDHPVEYIQCDITDSNDAESKLSVLTDVTHIFYVCWASRPTEAENCEINGTMLKNVLRAVIPNAPNLRHVSLQTGGKHYVGSFESFGKIKPHEPPYTEDMPRLDTRNFYYTLEDVLFEETGKKEDLSWSVHRPLLIFGFSPYSLMNIIGTLCVYAAICKHEGVPLRFPGTKLAWENYYMASDADLIAEQHIWAAVDPYAKNEAFNCSNGDVFKWKQLWKVLAEQFGIEEYGYEEGPRLKLSELMKDKGPVWDEIVKVNQLQPTKLEEVAEWWFADVSLGGNGFTDTMNKSKEHGFLGFRNTKNSLINWIDKTRAYKIVP; from the exons ATGAGCTGGTGGTGGTCCGGTGCTATTGGCGCTGCTAAA aAGAAattggatgaagaagaagaaccaAGAAGCTTCCAGAACGTAGCCTTGGTGATCGGCGTAACAGGCATCGTAGGCAACAGCCTCGCCGAAATTCTCCCTCTAGCAGACACACCAGGCGGTCGATGGAAAGTCTACGGCGTGGCAAGGCGGCCAAGACCTGCCTGGAACGAAGATCACCCCGTAGAATACATCCAGTGTGATATCACCGATTCAAACGACGCCGAATCAAAACTCTCCGTTCTCACCGACGTCACACACATCTTCTACGTCTGTTGGGCAAGCCGTCCCACCGAAGCAGAGAATTGCGAAATTAACGGCACTATGTTAAAGAACGTTCTCCGCGCCGTTATCCCTAACGCTCCAAATCTCCGCCACGTGTCACTTCAAACAGGCGGAAAGCACTACGTCGGTTCTTTCGAGTCGTTCGGTAAGATTAAACCCCACGAGCCGCCTTATACGGAAGATATGCCGCGTTTGGATACACGAAATTTCTATTATACCCTTGAAGATGTATTGTTTGAAGAAACTGGAAAGAAAGAGGATTTGAGTTGGTCTGTTCATAGACCACTTTTAATTTTCGGATTTTCACCTTATAGTTTGATGAATATTATTGGAACACTTTGTGTTTACGCTGCAATTTGTAAACACGAGGGTGTTCCTTTAAGATTTCCAGGTACAAAGTTAGCTTGGGAGAATTATTATATGGCTTCTGATGCTGATTTGATTGCTGAGCAACATATTTGGGCTGCGGTGGATCCTTATGCTAAGAATGAAGCTTTTAATTGTAGCAATGGTGATGTTTTCAAGTGGAAGCAATTGTGGAAGGTTTTGGCGGAACAGTTTGGGATTGAGGAGTATGGTTATGAGGAAGGTCCTCGTTTGAAGTTATCGGAATTGATGAAGGATAAAGGTCCTGTTTGGGATGAGATTGTGAAGGTGAATCAGCTTCAACCTACCAAGTTGGAAGAAGTTGCTGAGTGGTGGTTTGCTGATGTTAGTTTGGGAGGGAATGGGTTTACAGATACTATGAATAAGTCTAAAGAGCATGGCTTTTTGGGATTCAGGAACACTAAAAATTCGCTTATTAATTGGATCGATAAGACCAGAGCTTACAAGATTGTGCCTTGA